A part of Fusarium graminearum PH-1 chromosome 3, whole genome shotgun sequence genomic DNA contains:
- a CDS encoding pre-mRNA-splicing factor SPP2 produces the protein MSEQNKPAAPRIAIKFSAPSNNSNSKKLARPNPPSSLGKRPRPHALGGASDSEDDQDDHRGRHEKITGFGAEGAETERKAKDLRTEKKDYVIARQANRDWRSEAKAQRKGKNLLPEEARAQQAGTTVETEPADQDKGLKWGLTIKEKTEDDKQDADLDRNDEKTPIQDDNDTKPSPKRSADDEAIDALLGKKEEEEKVIHPTEEDAYQRDIQDAGEASTLDDYEAMPVEEFGAALLRGMGWDGKPRGTVKEVKRRPNRLGLGAKELKGEEDLGGWNQNGKKNRRPRLDEYRREESKRKEGRRHEDSYKRDRERERDRDSRHGHRDRDRDRDRDRDRDRERNRDDRHRSHRDHDRRR, from the coding sequence ATGtcagaacaaaacaaaccagCAGCACCACGGATAGCAATCAAATTCAGTGCTCCTTCAAATAACAGCAATTCAAAAAAGCTCGCAAGACCAAATCCGCCGTCGTCACTAGGGAAGAGACCGCGACCACACGCTCTAGGAGGAGCATCTGATTCCGAAGACGACCAAGATGACCACCGTGGACGGCATGAAAAGATCACTGGCTTCGGTGCCGAGGGCGCAGAAACAGAGCGCAAAGCGAAGGACCTAAGGACAGAGAAAAAGGACTACGTGATTGCTCGACAAGCCAATCGCGACTGGAGATCAGAGGCCAAAGCGcagagaaagggaaagaatCTGCTTCCCGAGGAGGCCAGGGCTCAACAGGCCGGAACAACAGTCGAAACAGAACCTGCAGACCAGGATAAGGGTTTGAAATGGGGTCTGACAATCAAGGAGAAGACCGAGGACGACAAACAGGATGCCGATCTGGACCGCAACGACGAAAAGACCCCCATCCAGGACGATAACGATACCAAACCATCTCCCAAACGATCAGCAGACGATGAAGCTATAGATGCGCTACtagggaagaaggaggaagaggaaaaggttATCCATCCAACCGAAGAGGACGCCTACCAACGCGACATCCAAGATGCCGGCGAAGCGTCTACTCTGGACGACTATGAAGCCATGCCTGTAGAGGAGTTTGGCGCAGCTCTCCTACGAGGTATGGGCTGGGATGGTAAGCCTCGCGGCACAGTAAAAGAAGTCAAGCGACGTCCAAACCGGCTCGGTCTTGGTGCCAAGGAACTTAAAGGGGAGGAGGACCTCGGCGGGTGGAATCAGAACGGGAAAAAGAACAGGCGACCACGCCTGGACGAGTACCGCCGAGAAGAGAGTAAACGAAAGGAAGGTCGTCGACATGAAGACAGTTACAAGCGCGATCGTGAGCGGGAAAGGGATCGAGACAGTAGGCATGGGCATCGCGACCGTGACCGTGACCGTGATCGTGATCGTGATCGAGACCGCGAAAGAAACAGAGACGACAGACACCGAAGCCATCGAGATCATGATCGAAGACGTTGA
- a CDS encoding DNA polymerase gamma, translating to MFVPVAASPFRGSTASVSRIAQHQGFHRHALRTHVRWLAAVAHKTKPNKLKTLALPSEARHNEIGVQQLSSHVFEQIFPDGVKPPPQELVELSKDHLRRHDLLGKNTDKSDPIAFDIPPLQGRTLDEHFHKLGIDAAEPFLTFAKQFSMANPPPKPRQWVHQSGWTKYNPDGTTEKVEAPEEEMLSFDTEVMWKISPFAVMACASSPTAWYAWLSPWLLGETENDRQLIPFGDPTKDRIIVGHNVGFDRARVLEEYSLKQTRNTFLDTMSLHVAVNGMCSQQRPTWMMHKKNRELREQVATEIPSHDLATVLSTQGMHDEEDLWVERSSVNSLRDVAKFHLNVSIDKTIRNDFGELDRDGVVEKLDELLTYCAADVSITHRVYQIVFPNFLKTCPHPVSFAALRHLSSVILPVDKSWDAYIKNAEATYHTLSDAVQERLIGLTESALEMKDSPGEYENDPWMQQLDWSGQEIKMAKGKGNEPPRPVARQKKPGMPKWYKDLFQSSDSPINITVRTRVAPLLLKMSWDGYPLFWSNQYGWTFRVPRAEAAKYTAKLAVECKFDEKEIKLRDDHAHAYFKLPHKDGPTARCTNPMAKGYLSYFESGMLSSEYTYAKEALEMNASCSYWISARDRIKSQMVVYDQDLRVMRGSTRGKPKKDKPGFILPQIIPMGTITRRAVENTWLTASNAKKNRVGSELKAMVKAPRGYCFVGADVDSEELWIASLVGDATFKLHGGNAVGFMTLEGTKSAGTDLHSRTASILGITRNNAKIFNYGRIYGAGLKFAATLLRQFNPNLSEKQTMETASRLYANTKGTKTNRKLLYKRPFWRGGTESFVFNKLEEFAEQDKARTPVLGAGITEALMGRYISKGGYLTSRINWAIQSSGVDYLHLLVVAMDYLIRRFNIDARVAITVHDEIRYLVTEKDKYRTALALQVANLWTRAMFSQQVGINDLPQSCAYFSAVDIDHVLRKEVDMECITPSHQTPIPPGESIDINTLLEKGEVARLDPAIVPDAKHAPKLDHIAYTPRVPIMEGIREAAQESIPFLKAQIASDEKEIRDIVYALQKERLAAMPKKERPMSKKELQSVLPYRAYPQLMPMDEPFILTEAMKQNQNAYAHKNNKLGLGKYSNGNYRPTWRV from the exons ATGTTTGTCCCAGTTGCTGCTTCTCCGTTTCGCGGTTCGACTGCCAGCGTCTCTCGCATCGCTCAACACCAGGGTTTTCATCGTCATGCTTTGCGCACTCATGTGCGATGGCTGGCTGCCGTCGCTCACAAAACAAAACCAAATAAATTAAAAACCCTTGCTT TACCCTCCGAAGCCCGACATAACGAAATAGGCGTCCAGCAACTCAGCTCCCACGTATTCGAACAAATATTTCCCGATGGTGTAAAACCTCCACCCCAAGAGCTCGTTGAGCTATCCAAGGATCATTTGAGGCGTCACGATCTGCTTGGGAAGAACACCGACAAATCCGATCCTATAGCCTTTGATATCCCCCCACTGCAAGGGCGCACGCTTGACGAGCACTTTCACAAGCTTGGTATAGATGCCGCTGAGCCATTCCTCACATTTGCGAAGCAATTTTCTATGGCCAATCCTCCCCCCAAGCCCCGGCAATGGGTACACCAGAGTGGCTGGACGAAATATAACCCTGATGGGACGACCGAGAAAGTTGAGGCgcctgaagaagagatgcTGTCGTTCGACACAGAGGTCATGTGGAAAATAAGCCCTTTCGCCGTCATGGCTTGCGCATCGAGCCCGACTGCTTGGTATGCATGGCTATCGCCTTGGCTGTTgggagagacagaaaacGACCGGCAGTTGATTCCTTTTGGTGATCCTACCAAAGATCGAATTATTGTCGGGCATAATGTGGGCTTCGACCGAGCACGGGTTTTGGAAGAGTACAGCCTGAAACAAACCCGGAATACTTTCTTGGACACCATGTCGCTACATGTGGCTGTGAATGGAATGTGCTCTCAACAACGGCCTACCTGGATGATGCATAAAAAGAATCGAGAGCTACGGGAGCAAGTCGCGACCGAGATTCCCAGCCATGATTTGGCGACAGTGCTAAGTACACAAGGAATGCACGACGAAGAGGATCTTTGGGTCGAACGAAGCTCTGTCAACTCTTTGAGGGATGTCGCCAAGTTTCATCTCAATGTTTCTATCGACAAGACAATTCGAAATGACTTTGGTGAGCTGGATCGTGATGGAgtagtagaaaagttggATGAGCTCCTGACATATTGTGCCGCTGATGTCTCGATTACCCACCGTGTCTACCAGATCGTTTTTCCTAACTTCCTGAAAACCTGCCCACATCCTGTCAGCTTCGCAGCTCTTCGCCACCTCTCCTCTGTCATCCTTCCGGTTGATAAGTCGTGGGATGCGTACATCAAAAATGCAGAAGCTACCTACCATACTCTCTCTGACGCGGTTCAGGAACGCCTTATCGGCCTTACCGAAAGCGCACTGGAAATGAAGGACAGCCCTGGTGAATACGAGAACGATCCCTGGATGCAACAACTTGACTGGTCGGGGCAGGAAATCAAGATGGCCAAAGGCAAGGGGAACGAACCACCCAGACCTGTAGCCaggcagaagaagcctgGCATGCCCAAGTGGTACAAGGACCTCTTCCAATCTAGCGACTCgcccatcaacatcactgtTCGAACACGGGTTGCTCCTttgctgttgaagatgtcCTGGGACGGGTATCCGCTGTTTTGGTCCAATCAATACGGTTGGACATTTCGCGTACCTCGAGCGGAAGCCGCCAAGTACACAGCTAAGCTCGCGGTTGAGTGCAAGTTCGACGAGAAAGAAATCAAGCTACGTGACGATCATGCTCATGCCTATTTCAAGCTCCCTCACAAAGATGGCCCAACAGCGCGTTGTACTAACCCAATGGCTAAGGGGTACTTGTCCTATTTCGAGAGTGGCATGTTGTCCTCCGAGTATACATATGCTAAGGAAGCGCTGGAAATGAATGCGTCATGCTCTTACTGGATAAGCGCAAGAGATCGCATCAAGTCTCAAATGGTTGTTTATGACCAAGACCTCCGTGTAATGAGGGGATCTACTCGTGgcaagccaaagaaggacaaaCCCGGTTTTATTTTGCCACAGATCATCCCAATGGGTACTATAACTCGCAGAGCAGTCGAGAACACCTGGCTTACGGCCAGtaatgccaagaagaatcGCGTTGGCTCTGAACTGAAAGCAATGGTCAAGGCACCCAGGGGTTATTGCTTTGTAGGAGCGGACGTTGACTCGGAGGAGCTTTGGAttgccagccttgttggCGACGCAACATTCAAACTTCATGGTGGAAATGCTGTTGGATTCATGACGTTAGAGGGCACAAAGTCGGCTGGCACGGATCTTCATTCGCGGACGGCATCCATCCTGGGCATTACCAGGAACAATGCCAAAATCTTCAATTATGGACGAATCTACGGTGCTGGTCTCAAATTCGCAGCGACCTTATTGCGACAATTCAATCCAAACCTCTCCGAAAAGCAGACGATGGAGACAGCATCAAGGCTCTACGCAAATACCAAGGGCACAAAAACTAACCGCAAGTTGCTCTACAAACGGCCCTTCTGGAGAGGCGGCACCGAGTCGttcgtcttcaacaagctgGAGGAGTTTGCTGAGCAAGACAAGGCTAGAACCCCGGTATTGGGCGCTGGAATTACTGAAGCGCTTATGGGACGATACATCAGCAAGGGTGGTTATCTGACATCGCGAATTAACTGGGCTATTCAATCTTCTGGTGTCGACTACCTTCATTTGCTCGTTGTTGCTATGGATTATTTAATTCGTCGCTTCAACATCGATGCTCGAGTGGCTATCACAGTTCATGACGAAATTCGATACTTGGTTACAGAAAAGGATAAGTACCGCACAGCACTTGCTCTGCAGGTTGCCAACCTCTGGACAAGGGCAATGTTCTCTCAGCAAGTTGGCATCAATGATCTTCCTCAGTCCTGCGCTTACTTTTCTGCTGTGGATATTGACCATGTTTTACGCAAGGAAGTAGATATGGAGTGCATAACTCCAAGTCATCAGACCCCTATACCTCCGGGAGAGAGCATCGATATCAATACTCTTTTAGAGAAGGGAGAGGTTGCTCGGTTAGATCCCGCTATCGTTCCAGACGCCAAACACGCCCCCAAGCTCGATCACATCGCGTACACTCCGCGCGTGCCTATCATGGAAGGCATCCGGGAAGCAGCACAGGAGTCAATTCCTTTTCTCAAAGCCCAAATAGCCAGTGACGAAAAAGAAATTCGAGATATTGTCTACGCGTTGCAGAAAGAAAGGCTAGCAGCGATgccaaagaaggaaaggCCGATGAGCAAGAAAGAATTGCAAAGCGTGTTACCATACAGGGCATACCCACAACTTATGCCCATGGACGAACCCTTTATCCTAACAGAGGCTATGAAACAAAATCAAAATGCTTATGCGcacaaaaacaacaagttgGGGTTGGGAAAGTACTCGAACGGAAATTACAGGCCAACTTGGAGGGTGTAA